In Cryptomeria japonica unplaced genomic scaffold, Sugi_1.0 HiC_scaffold_239, whole genome shotgun sequence, the DNA window TCGTCGACTGCACTCCTATGCCGTTCAACTTGGCTGCGCTGCCGAACAGGAGAGCCGTGGAAAATCTGCCAATGTCCTGAAAGGGGCATCCATTGTATTCGAAAGTTAAGCAATAGGAAAATTTGGATTCTCCAATCTGTGAGATAAGCGATAATTGTCCTCGGCCGAGCCCCACTACATCGAGCCCCACTACGTCGTTGGCCTACTCCAAGTCATCTCCCTGAACGACAAAGCTGCACCCAAACGCTATTCCGCCAAAGGAATGCGCAGCCCGGAATGTAGCGGCCATGGTGAACGTCTCAAATGTGTAGCCTCTCTGAATCAGGGgattaacaaaaataataatagagaGAGCAAACAATAATAAGAAAAGAATAAATTgtaaaaagaaatcacaattcagaataaacaAAGTGTCTTgcttttggaattgcacacaccaatttcttttattgcaccataattaaaaattacatagaGACTGTGTATATAAATAATTTGCAGCttaaaagaattaataataactgcagttctaaatatattcccagcattgcatggaaagctactgaGTCTCTCAAACTAAAAATAAACTACTccttaaattaagaatacaataagtgcatgcacaacatgctttatttacaaAAAACAAATATTAAGTAATCTAAAAAAAAACTATTCAAATCTTCCTATATTTAGCTTAATGAATCTCATGCAAAAACTAAAAAAACTGTATGGCAGTGCATGATAGTTTTTAATGCTGAATTCTAAGAATAGTGGTGATGCATGTAGTTGTATGTGTGAATAGCATCAGTTCTCCACATACTCCTCCTTGATGCTAAGAAAACTTACTATCTTATCTCGTAGTATCAAAAACTTAGCTTTCGCAactgctttggtgaatatatctgctagctgatcctgtgtgttgatgtgcttcaattcaacatccttcttttgcaccaaatcttGTATGAAatgatatttcatatcaaaatgctttgttttgcCATGATAAatcggattcttagctaacttgatggctctcacattgtcacaataaattactataggctgaatttgtttttctccaatttcttccaaaacttttctgagccaaagagcttgtgtacctactaaggtaattgcaacatactctgcttctgtagatgagagggaaacaatacttttcttttttgagctccaggtaatcaaaccataacgaaaagaaaaacaatttctagatgtaaatttacggtcatccatactacctccccaatctgaatcactaaagccaacAAGATTGCACTTTTCAAAAAAGTAGTAATGAATATCAAAATTTAagttccctttcacatacctcaaaatcctcttggctgccttcatatgtatttcagatggatttgtcatataccttgaaacaagtgaaactgaatatgtAATATCTGGCCTcatgtgggttagaaacatcaagctccccacaatacttttgtaagttgtctcatcaactaaatcaacaccatcatctctacataacacatCTCCATGTGCACTTTGAGTGGAGACAGGGTtacaaccagacatatcaaatttcttcaacatatcttgtgcatactttgtttgacaaatgaaaatcttatccttactttgataaacctccattcctagaaaatatttcattagatcaagatctttcatctcaaattctttcatcataacaGCTTTGAGtttatctttcatcttagaactactacccacaTACAAAATATCATCagcatacaaacttatgatgaggatatcagtaccttcttgtttgtagtaaagggtaggatcactcttacttctctggaagtcattctcctgaaagtatccatcaatctcggcataccatgctcttggctcttgcttgaggccatacaaagccttcttcaacctgtagacatgattctcttttccttccacttcaaatccttgtggctgctccacatatacttcctcttctaagtgccctttcaagaaggcacttttcacatccatatgatatatgTTCCACTTCTtttgagctgctaatgaaatcagcaattatggtctcttgtcttgctactagtgcaaatgtctcttcataatcaattccatacttctgtatgaagcctttaacaactaatcttgccttgtgtctttcaacactcccatcactgttaaacttggtcttgtagacccaatTGGTGCCAATCCATTTTTTGTCATGTgaaagttctgttaactcccaagtgtcattcctgcgAATGAaatccatttcttcttccatggctttcacccaaacctcattagtaaaTGCATCTTCAAaatatgatggttcaaaatcagctttggctaataaagaaaaatttattgtctcacctattgggttttcttcatgtacttgatttccactcctctggtagatatcaaTCAATtgccttaccttccttgtagaacttggagaagaagctggacttgaacttggtactaaagaacttgatgaagggctgcttggtggagttaaaacactagatatagaaacattagttggctactcatgatcaatatcaacaattatatcattgttcaaaacagattttggcttctcaacatggccttttttatgaccataaactcccctttcatcaaaaatcacatcacttgagacaataagcttgttagtgaggggattatacaatatataagcctttcttttctcactataccccataaaaatacatgactcactctttgcatctaacttttgtCTATTATAATAAGGTACATGCACATAtgtcaaacaaccaaaaacttttaaATGATTAACAGTAGGCCTTTTTTagtaccaagcttcataaggagtcttCTTTTCTAGTGCACTAGTGGGGCTACGGTTGAAGATGTACACCATTGTAGCAActacatctccccaataagaattgttcaatcccttggtttgtaacatgcaccttgccatttcaaccacagtacaattcttcctttcaactactccattctgttgaggtgtgtatgtagtagtaagttgcctcttgataccattaaaatcacaatatctttggaaagcctttgagaaaAATTCTCCTCCACGGTCAGTCCTTACACACTTGATCTTGCAtgttttctcattttccacaagtgatttaaacttcttgaatgtatctaggccttcatctttggccttcaaaaaatatacccaacaattttgtgagtaatcatcaataaaagtgatgaaatatgatgacttacccaaactcttagtctgcataggaccacatatatctgaatgaacaagctaaagtgggtgatgagccctccatccatttccctttggaaacttttcccttgcatgctttcctttagcacaaccttcacaaacctcctcatgttcctcaaccttgggcaaaccagaaactaatgcatgcaaggttagaaacttcaatctatgaaaatttaaatgctcaTACTTGAGATGCCACAACCAACTTGAATCCTCTTAATCCATATTTTCCAAATTgatgttatgttcaccaaacctcaaggggaacatcctctttcttgtcataggaacaatagtgatcaccctattacccttattTTTATCATAGATAGTACGTCTTATTCTCAAaaactactttataatttttctcacatagctgcccaacacttaacaaattgtgcttccattaatgagtataataaatatcatgaatactctttatatgttcttttatttggacctccaatgatttatcatcaccaagatggatcttggatttgaaacttccatcttttgttgagaacaacttctcattccttgTCATATGGTTAAaacatccagaatctaggtaccaaacatctttactagtattttcacccttgacataagataaaaataagtgattaggaggattctcactactttcttgagcatagctagtacttttaccttctttcaatctacatTCTCTTttaaagtggccatacctattgcaaaggtaacattgaacatttctcttatcaaatctgtctctacctcttcctctgaaaccacctctTCTTCTTGAGCCGCCTCTatctctacctcttgaagaattttggtttTGCCCTTTATCTTGGCCTTGATTTATTTTGGCACTACTACTGCTTGCATctctattttttgtgattagcaatttagaggaaaatgctttctctacgCCTTCAAAAAAATCtgtcaatctttcttcatgagacatcagggatccaaccagttgatcaaattgTAGTTTTGTCGAAtctttgctttcttctatgattattgctacatgattccatctgggtgtcaaagatctcaacacatttttttatcaaaacttcattgcttacaatttccccaagtgtagtggctagccattttattgaccacatctttgactttgacacaataatcacttatactttcagcttcttgcatcttcaaattctcaaattctcgcttcaatgtctgaagcctaactactttaacttgatcactaccctcaTAAACTTTTTGTAGAGTCTTctaggcatctttggcagttgttgctcctgatattcttggaaataaactcttatcaagagctatatgaatgtgaaacaaagcttgagcattctttttccttgcttcttttcttgttgttctttcattggctgtaagggcattccaatcagttggctcttcataacccgattcaataatctcccacaaatctcttataataaaaaaggtcagcatcttaatgcaccaataatcataatcattcccatcaaattctagaataggcatatggttagaattcgacatgattaactttgtcaaaattccaacaataaaaatttaacccaaaacaattttacctgctctgataccacgtgTAGAATTTTGAACTTGACCTATCCTCTTTGAACTAGTTgattaacaaaaataataatagagagagcaaacaacaacaaaagaataaattgcaaaaagaaatcacaattcagaataaaaaaacaAAGTGCCCTGTTTTTGGAATTGTacacaccaatttcttttattGTGGCATAATTAGAAATTACATAGAGGCTatgtatataaagaatttgcagtctagaagaattaataataactatagttctaaatatattccagcattgcatggaaagctactcaGTCTATCAAACTgaaaacaaactactccctaaattaagaatataataagtgcatgcacaacatgctttatttactaaaaacaaatatTAACTAACCTAAAAAAAACTATTCGAATCTTCCTATATTTAGCTTAGTGAATCTCATGCAAAAACTAAAAAAACTGTATGACAGTGCATGATAGTTTTTTACGTTGAATTCTTAGAATAGTGGCGATGCATGTAGTTGCATGCGTGAATAGCATCCGTTCTCCACAGAATGACAGTTCTCCCTACGTGTCCCAGCTTCCGATGTATATATGAGAATATTGACAGTCCAGCGCACAAGTTGAATTGCCAAGGGCAGAGCAGAGGGAAGAAGAGCAGGGAACCCATCTTTTAGTGGAGGAATCTTCTGGGTAGAACATAGGAGGAGTACATCTCCTAGAGCCATTGAAGGTATCGCACTGAAACCAAATCAAATCGCTTCCCGTGTCCACTTGTCCTCGGAAATTTCTTGGTGGGGTTCTGATGCCAATGTTCACTACATGTGTTGTGGGCAAGCGGATCAAAGGAGCAACAGCGCCACCCAGTTGGGCTTCGGTCATTCCTGATTGCACAGCTTTAATCGAGGCTTCTATTCTTTTGAGGCAGAATTACTTTCCAAATGGGAGCCTCCACGCGCTTCTTCTGAATAGAGCAAACTGAAAAACAACATATTGTTAGATCCGCCACAAGTAATGTTATCGCATTATTGTGTGCCATTGGGCACCTATCAATCCGGCTTTCAAATTTCCCTTAATTACTACTACAGGCAGGTTTACTGGGGGTCGTCATCTATAAGGATTAGTCTAAATGTTAATCGGATTGTTTAATAAATTGTGCGCCTGCAGGTAACTTCAGCATTCTGTGTTTCATCTGTCCAACCGTAGGATATAACGACGAGATTGATGAGATTATAGAATAAAAAGGGCATCTTGTTTTACAAGAAACAACGTGTGGAGTTTTCTAGTTGTTGTATCGAACGCGACAATGGGAAAGGCGCGGAATCAAGAGAAGAGTTGGTTTTTTGTAATTTCAATTTTGGCCGAAGTGAACATGTTGATCAAACATTTCACGTAAAATTCGACCTTGTAAAACATTTCTGAATTCCCATTTTAAATTTTACTATAGATTAAAAAGTTTTTTTCTAATTTAGTTTGGATTTTAGAAATATGGCATGTTTCAATTACTTTTTTAAATATAATTCATATTATATTATAAATGATAACATAAATATTGTTAGTAAAAAAGATGTtctatgtttatatttttttaaggAGAGATGATGTAAGATTATATCTATGTAAGATAGACAATTGCTTTATTAATCACTTTTATTTATTTGTCCTATCTATTATCGAAAAGTTATAGACTAATCTAATTATGAAAATAATGTTCTTCATTAATTTTACAAGAAATGCCTAACAAATCATGGTTCATGGTTACATATGATACGATGGAAAGCCAAAAttaatgtaaatataaatgaaCAAAAAATGTCCCATATCTAACATAGTGATCTTTCTACTATAGACAACCATCATAGCAATCCTCAAGAATTTATCTATATTATACTAATATGTTTATGTAAAAATAGGTTgatttcttaaaattatttattttagtctCACAATTTGCACATGAAGTAATCAAAATTTAGTTTATTAAAACGGACTTTTTCTCCTCAATATGAAATACTTTTATTTTTGTGATTATATATCAAGATCAATTAATAGAGCATTTCCAAAGGTCAATAATGTGATGGCATATGTTATcttcatagttgcatatttagaATCTCAATAAACATTATTTTTACAATACTTTGATGATCCCTCTATAATCATTACCCTATGTAAGGTATGAGATAGCCCTTCAAACCATGTCTTCCCTACCATTTCAATTTAAACTAGGTTGTGTATATATGAACTATTTGTTGTGACCTTCTAAAAATTTAAACCAATCTTAAACATCATAATAAATGGGTTTCTCTTTTGAATGGTTGAACTCCAAAACTATCTTTCCTTATTTTAAGTTCTTCCTTGTCAACTAAATAGAATCACTCGATGATTGATTGATCATATGAACTCTTGACCTCATTTGTATACATGTATACTACTAATCTCACTCTATCTTGATGTTTTTATCATGTGTTGTGGAAACTTATATGACCAATATCTAGGATGTccatatataaaataattttattaaaaattctaACATCTACCTCAAAAAAATATATACCTCTTCAAGAGTAACATCTTCCTATTGTTCTATGTATTTTGTTCTAAGTATGTTAAAAACTAGCCTCTTTATAATGGTTGTATTTTCCCTTTGTTAATTGCATATATTGTATCCTTATCAAACCAGCCTCTACCTTTATCTAAACATTTGTGCCTTTTTGATATTGGTTCCTTATTTATACAAACCTATTGATAGGGTTCTTAAAAAAATTATAGTTTTACAATGTTCAAATCATACATTGTATTCATCTTTAGGACATTGACATATCATGAAGCCTTCACATGATCTAGCTATTATTATCCGATCTTatggaaattttattttatttctttacacGCATTTCCATTTTTTATAATTTCTAAAATTTATTCAATAACTCAAGTTGATAACCATGTTGGAATAACATGGTTTTCATTCTAGTAACTATCCTATTTTAAGTAGTCATTTTTCTTCCCACTTGTTTATTTCAACAACACATTTTTCCACTAAAGTAAAACATGCATTTTTTTCTTGGTTGATGTTACCTTTGTTTTGTTGGGGTCCTCTATTGGATCATACTCAAAATATCCTTACATTTCAATTAGCTAATGAATTAGATGTTCTAAACCTAGACACACTAAGAaacttcaaatttttatttttcgtTATTTCTTCTAATCTTGAAAATAACATTTATTAATTTATAGTCTCTAACATCCATTCCATTtagatcattttccaatcccatTATTTTGCCTCCTTCATTTTGTTCACTCACACTCTATACTCTCACACTCTTACTCTCCAATGTTCATGGCTATTTCCATCCTCTTAAAATAATTCaattataattttcattttgatTATGAATTCACTCTGTTGATCTGAAATTGTTTTTATTAGAGGAATACTCTCTTCATTACTCACATTCCTCACTACAACATCATTTGTCAAAATCCTATGcaaggattctctctctctcttacacatTGTTTTGGATTATTGCTAACCCTAAATTGAGAATAGTGCATTCCTTCCTGTATTTGTAGCACGGTATGATAAGAAAGTAATGGATTTGATATAGTAAACTCACAAATCAATTTGTAGCAGTACACAGGATGGAATTGGGATAAATTATCTCGCACAAATGTGCCATCAAACGCAATTACTGGCCGTCTAGAGATAAAAACAAAGTAATGCTTAATAAATAAATTACCAACTTGCATCGTCGACAAGTAAATGTACAGACTGTAAACGACTTCCTTGAATCCCCTTTCCATTCATCGTCTTGTGGGAGATTCTCATCAAAACAAAAATATATCAATGTCAAAGTACAAGAATGGTCCAAGAACCAGCCGGCTGCCATGAAAGCTGTCAAAAAccccaaaaaattaaaatatctaaACACAAGAATGGCCCAAGAATCCAACAGGGAGCCAATATAGAAAACCAAATATAAGAAAGTTGTCAGAAACCGACTCATAGATAATGTAGGATACTGTTATATAAGGCGATCCCCAGTCCCCACTAAGCAGGCCTGTAACTGGAGGCTAGAAAAATTAAGTCCACAATGGCATACAAAAATGTGGTCACAATGCTTGCGGTAAATCTGTTCATGTGCTGCTTTTGTACGTTGTTTCTTGCAGAAGCTATGCGCGCAAACCACCACTTCAGAAGTGATTCAGCCTTTACAAGGCTCAAAAGAATGGAAGCCTCAATTAAAGCTCAAAGTACGGGAAGACTAGAAACCCTAGTGGGTATGGGTGTTCCTGTGGTGGGCGAGGACAGAGCATACTTCATGACAATTGGCATGGGAACGCCACCAATAAACATACGCTCACAAGTTGATACGAGCAGCGATCTAATTTGGTTTGACTGTACAGCCCTCCCCGCAGGTTCCTCTACCTTCAAATCTGTTCCCTGCCCATCTTCCTTCTGCTCTGATCTTCCCAATTCCACCTGTTCAACAAACTGTCAATTTTCTCATAATTACACAGGCGGCCGGAACATATCGGGCGAGTTATTCTCCGAGACCTTCACCATGACAAATGGAAGCGGGGCCGTGCATTCCTTTGGTGGAGTAGCGTTTGGGTGCAGCCATGACACCCAGGGACAGAGCGAGGTGGGCGCCAACGGCGTGGTGTGGAACAACGGCCTCGTGGGGAGAAACGGCGTTGTGGGGCTCGGGCGAGGGAAATTATCGCTTATCTCACAGATTGGCGAGTCTAAATTTTCCTACTGTCTTGCTGATGATTATGCGGAAGACTACGATGACATAACCTACACGCCTCTCCTTTTTGGCAGCGCAGAAGAATTGAGCGGCACAGGAGTGCAGTCGACAATGATGATAAAAAACTCAGCCAGGCCGGAGCTCAACAACTACTATTACCTCTCTATGGAAGGGATAAGTGTGGGGAATATATCTGTGAATATTCCGCAAGGAACGTTCGATATACAAGCGAATGGAAGCGGGGGATTCATCATCGACTCTGCAACACCGTACACTGTTTTACCGCATGGCGCCTTCACTGCAGTAGCATCTGTTTTGGACTCTCTTTTCGATTCTGCTTCTGGGTTCCGGAGAATTAACAATTCTCGAGATGGGTTTAGTCTATGCTATCAATCACCTTATGCCTTGGCACCTTATCTGAATATGACTTTTCACATGGGTAGGGGCGCAGACTTTGTTATTGAAGGAAGACAGAATTTCATTACATATACAGACGTTGATCCTTCTGTAGTGTGTCTGGCAGTGCTGGACATGGGGGATGCTTCTGTTGAAGGTGTGCCAGCCGTCCTTGGAAATTTTCAACAACAAAATTATCATATTCTTTACGACAATGGCAATGAGACTCTTTCGTTTGTCACCACCAATTGCAGGCGTCTTGTGAATGGCCCTTCACTCTACCCGGAATACTCACAGTCTAAAGCTCTCACCTTGGGCTGCCATGGTTTGTCGCTGGCGGTACTTTCTATTGTAATTTCTTTATTAATAGATTAATCAAACGCAATAAAATTTCCAACTTCTTGCTTCATATCAATCGTATGTTAACTGTGTTGGCGTACGTGGACTCCAGCTGGACTCCACTAATCTTCTCTGTCTCCGTATCCCTACTACTCCAACTACCGCATTCACTCCATCTTTTCGAGTCTTCTTCAACTCTTTTTGATGCATCTAGATGGTTAGGTTTTTTATGCATGCATTCTAGAATCTTCTGTTGTTTCTTGCTGTGAACAGGCTCTGTTTTAAAGAGAGCAGAATGTAAtactttgttttatgaatgaatgaatgtataATGCAGAAAGGAGTCATGGGGGCTCTATTTTGTGAAGACATTTATATAAACTATTATATAATATGTTTTTGGTAATAATATAAACTGCTTATCTGTTATTATATCACTGTGTTTCTGTTGTCTTGTGTTCTTTCTCCCCTACAAAGTGGTATCAGAACAGGGAAATCAAGGCAAAAGTTGCAGATAAAGGCAAATAGAGAAGGCAGCCAGTCTGCAAGCAATCATCTCTATGAGGTGAAGTTGTTGAAGGTAATATTGATGTGTGGAGAAGACACAGAGGTAACAAAGAACTTGTTGAAGTTGACAGTTAACATAGCTACCAGATTAAAGCTACTAGATACATATTGTTGCTGATAAAGAAAGAGAGAAGCTACCATTATTCAGAAGTGCAAACTAGTGAGGAAAGTCAAAGTTTTTAATTAAGGTAGAAGGGGCTCCTGCAGAAACAAACAGAGAACCCTGCAAAGGCAAAGTTTTATTCTGAAAAAAATTATGACAAGAACAAGTGGAAGTATTTCACAACCACAGATTCCAATTTTTAATGGCAAAAATTATGACTATTGGAGTATTAAAATGAAAACTTTATTTTG includes these proteins:
- the LOC131046120 gene encoding aspartic proteinase nepenthesin-2-like — translated: MAYKNVVTMLAVNLFMCCFCTLFLAEAMRANHHFRSDSAFTRLKRMEASIKAQSTGRLETLVGMGVPVVGEDRAYFMTIGMGTPPINIRSQVDTSSDLIWFDCTALPAGSSTFKSVPCPSSFCSDLPNSTCSTNCQFSHNYTGGRNISGELFSETFTMTNGSGAVHSFGGVAFGCSHDTQGQSEVGANGVVWNNGLVGRNGVVGLGRGKLSLISQIGESKFSYCLADDYAEDYDDITYTPLLFGSAEELSGTGVQSTMMIKNSARPELNNYYYLSMEGISVGNISVNIPQGTFDIQANGSGGFIIDSATPYTVLPHGAFTAVASVLDSLFDSASGFRRINNSRDGFSLCYQSPYALAPYLNMTFHMGRGADFVIEGRQNFITYTDVDPSVVCLAVLDMGDASVEGVPAVLGNFQQQNYHILYDNGNETLSFVTTNCRRLVNGPSLYPEYSQSKALTLGCHGLSLALDSTNLLCLRIPTTPTTAFTPSFRALF